The Oscillospiraceae bacterium genome has a segment encoding these proteins:
- a CDS encoding 2-oxo acid dehydrogenase subunit E2 gives MALIKEEHFGIARKIVSNMTTESWREIPHAIVMYEADVTDILPVVKALNANCKSREEKITLNTVMMKIICEGLKAAPSMNTHLLFNRRLVRGCLKYFDHIDVSMPMLLPDGQMMTVNMRDMGNKTLSEMTAAIVDTERRARNSNMDEVMYEVSLDNTLQRLKQGKVAQTVMRLIGSKTGAHKVTTLHGAEKKKYYSIPTTDRLTKKDIEQGTTTISNIGSIYREHKGSCALLEIIPPQTTAFAIDSIQKRPCVITDAQGNDTIAVRQILPITIAMDHRALDYSDIIPFMRKLDEIFANAEVLKQWK, from the coding sequence ATGGCACTGATAAAAGAAGAACACTTTGGCATTGCACGCAAAATCGTATCCAACATGACCACAGAGAGCTGGCGAGAGATCCCCCACGCCATCGTGATGTACGAGGCAGATGTAACAGATATTTTGCCGGTAGTCAAAGCGTTGAATGCCAACTGCAAAAGCCGGGAGGAAAAGATCACTCTGAATACCGTGATGATGAAGATCATCTGCGAGGGGTTGAAGGCAGCGCCGTCCATGAACACACACCTGCTGTTTAATCGCCGCCTGGTGCGCGGGTGCCTGAAATATTTTGACCACATTGATGTGTCCATGCCCATGCTGCTGCCGGACGGACAGATGATGACCGTCAACATGCGCGATATGGGAAATAAGACCCTCAGCGAAATGACCGCCGCCATTGTGGACACCGAGCGCCGGGCGCGCAATTCCAACATGGACGAGGTCATGTACGAGGTATCGCTGGACAACACCTTGCAGCGACTGAAACAGGGCAAGGTGGCACAGACGGTAATGCGGCTGATCGGCTCCAAGACCGGCGCCCACAAGGTCACCACGCTCCACGGTGCGGAGAAGAAAAAATATTATTCCATCCCCACCACGGATCGCCTGACCAAGAAAGATATTGAGCAGGGCACCACAACCATCTCCAACATAGGCTCTATTTATAGAGAACACAAGGGCAGTTGTGCCCTCTTGGAGATCATTCCGCCCCAAACCACGGCCTTTGCCATTGACTCTATCCAAAAGCGTCCTTGCGTAATCACAGACGCACAGGGCAACGACACCATTGCGGTGCGCCAAATTCTGCCCATCACCATCGCCATGGATCATCGTGCGCTGGATTACAGCGATATCATCCCCTTTATGCGCAAGCTGGACGAGATCTTTGCCAATGCAGAAGTGCTCAAGCAGTGGAAATAA
- a CDS encoding 4-hydroxybutyrate CoA-transferase yields the protein MDWKSIYQSKRMTVNEAIALIHNGDKVVTGFACGEPLGIERALVEQYWNFQDVEIISMLTLGDCPWTAPEMAGHFHLNCLFASAGNRNAIANGTCDFTTCHFYEIPDLLENYVCPDVAVVMVSPPDEHGYVSFGTTVDYTKGVCGVAKTVIAQVNSYMPRTFGNSIRHVREFDAFVEINEPLPQVPSAEISQVELQIGKNRADLIHDGDCLQLGIGGIPNAVCAQLWNKKDLGLHSELVGDGVVDLLEAGVINNAKKQIHRGRTVIGAALGTDKLNAYINNNPSVEMHPINYVNNPAVIAKNDNVVSINSCLQVDLLGQVVADTVGLNQFSAVGGQVDFVRGATMSRGGRSIIAMPSTAKRGHLSRIVPIITEGSAITTPRNDVNYVVTEYGVAQLKGKTLKERARALIKICHPKFRPKLALEYRHRFKEDPFPREEIGDYIKEVREEVYKTAVSIIGG from the coding sequence ATGGACTGGAAAAGCATATATCAGTCAAAGCGAATGACCGTAAACGAAGCCATTGCCCTGATCCATAACGGAGACAAGGTAGTCACCGGCTTTGCCTGCGGCGAGCCGCTGGGCATTGAACGGGCGCTGGTGGAGCAGTACTGGAACTTTCAGGATGTGGAGATCATCTCCATGCTCACCTTAGGGGATTGCCCCTGGACGGCGCCGGAAATGGCCGGGCACTTTCACCTGAACTGTCTGTTTGCCTCTGCCGGTAACCGGAACGCCATTGCCAACGGCACTTGCGACTTTACCACCTGCCATTTTTATGAGATTCCGGACCTGCTGGAGAATTATGTGTGCCCGGATGTGGCAGTGGTGATGGTATCGCCGCCGGACGAGCACGGCTATGTATCCTTTGGCACCACCGTGGACTACACCAAGGGTGTGTGCGGCGTGGCCAAAACCGTAATTGCCCAGGTCAACAGCTATATGCCCCGCACCTTTGGCAACAGCATTCGCCATGTACGGGAATTTGACGCCTTTGTAGAGATCAACGAGCCTCTGCCCCAGGTGCCCTCCGCAGAGATCAGCCAGGTGGAGCTGCAGATCGGCAAAAACCGCGCCGACCTGATCCACGACGGCGACTGCCTGCAACTGGGTATCGGCGGTATTCCCAACGCCGTGTGCGCCCAACTGTGGAACAAAAAGGATTTAGGCCTGCACAGTGAACTGGTAGGCGACGGCGTGGTGGACCTGCTGGAGGCAGGTGTCATCAACAATGCGAAAAAGCAAATTCACCGAGGCCGCACCGTCATTGGCGCCGCCTTGGGTACGGATAAACTGAACGCTTATATCAACAACAATCCATCCGTAGAGATGCACCCCATCAATTATGTAAACAATCCGGCGGTGATCGCCAAGAACGACAATGTGGTCTCCATTAACTCCTGCCTGCAAGTGGACTTGCTGGGGCAGGTGGTCGCAGACACCGTGGGGCTGAACCAATTTAGCGCCGTAGGCGGTCAGGTGGACTTTGTGCGAGGCGCCACCATGAGTCGTGGCGGCCGCTCCATTATTGCCATGCCCTCAACCGCCAAGCGGGGTCACCTTTCCCGCATTGTGCCCATTATCACCGAGGGCAGCGCCATCACCACCCCGCGTAACGATGTGAACTATGTGGTCACCGAGTACGGCGTGGCACAGTTAAAAGGCAAGACGCTCAAGGAACGGGCGCGGGCACTGATCAAAATTTGCCACCCAAAATTCCGACCCAAGCTGGCGTTGGAATACCGTCACAGGTTCAAGGAGGACCCGTTCCCCCGAGAGGAGATCGGCGACTACATCAAAGAAGTACGAGAAGAAGTATACAAAACAGCCGTGTCCATCATCGGCGGCTAA
- the murC gene encoding UDP-N-acetylmuramate--L-alanine ligase, translating to MKDIDTLLKEVKRIHFIGIGGSGMCPLAEILLSLGYQLSGSDNNDTETFRRIEKEGAKVYLGQTKANLTPDIQLVIYTNAILEGNEELEWAKTHYPCFERAELLGAMSRIFSNCIGISGTHGKTTTSSMTTQVLLEAGLDPSAVIGGKLPAINAYGRYGHSQNFVCESCEYNNTFLHMDPDIAVVLNIDRDHLDFFGDLEHIQEAFIKFANKATRTVIYNGDDANTVEAMAQVTGKKMITFGTGDHCDWQAKNIHVPGGFHSDYDVYHNGQFLCHAEICVPGAHNILNSLAAFAAAYESGAKPEDICRGLKDFHGAHRRFELTGTYCGVTFADDYGHHPTELQATLRAAMQMGYKRVWAVHQPFTFSRTSELLDDFARVLQIPDKCVISAIMGSREVNTIGIHAKDLADKIPGALQLDTFPEIAKYVTDHVEPGDLVLTLGCGDVYKVNQMMVKIMKDKETNAKS from the coding sequence ATGAAAGATATAGATACTTTACTAAAGGAAGTCAAGCGCATCCACTTTATCGGCATCGGCGGCTCCGGCATGTGTCCCCTGGCCGAAATCCTGCTGTCCCTGGGCTATCAGCTGTCCGGCTCGGACAATAACGACACCGAGACTTTTCGCCGGATTGAAAAAGAGGGTGCAAAAGTCTATTTGGGCCAGACCAAGGCCAACCTGACCCCGGATATTCAGCTGGTAATTTACACCAACGCTATCTTAGAGGGCAATGAGGAGCTGGAATGGGCTAAGACGCATTACCCCTGCTTTGAGCGGGCAGAGCTGCTGGGCGCCATGAGCCGCATTTTCTCCAACTGCATCGGCATCAGCGGCACCCATGGCAAGACCACCACCTCTTCTATGACCACCCAGGTGCTGCTGGAGGCAGGGCTGGACCCCAGCGCCGTCATCGGCGGCAAGCTGCCTGCCATTAACGCCTACGGCCGCTACGGCCACAGCCAAAACTTTGTATGTGAAAGTTGCGAATACAACAACACCTTTTTGCATATGGATCCGGACATTGCGGTGGTGCTGAACATTGACCGGGATCACCTGGATTTCTTTGGCGATCTGGAGCACATTCAAGAGGCATTCATCAAATTTGCCAACAAGGCCACGCGCACGGTGATCTATAACGGCGACGACGCCAATACCGTAGAGGCCATGGCCCAGGTGACCGGCAAAAAGATGATCACCTTTGGCACCGGCGACCACTGTGACTGGCAGGCCAAGAACATTCATGTGCCCGGCGGGTTCCACTCCGATTACGATGTGTACCACAATGGGCAGTTCCTTTGCCACGCAGAGATTTGCGTGCCCGGCGCGCATAATATTCTCAATTCTCTGGCTGCCTTTGCCGCTGCCTATGAAAGCGGCGCCAAGCCGGAGGATATTTGCCGAGGGCTAAAGGACTTTCACGGTGCCCACCGGCGGTTTGAGCTCACCGGCACCTACTGCGGCGTAACCTTTGCCGACGATTACGGTCACCACCCCACCGAGTTGCAGGCCACTCTGCGCGCGGCTATGCAAATGGGCTACAAGCGGGTATGGGCGGTGCACCAGCCCTTTACCTTCAGCCGCACCAGCGAGTTGCTGGACGACTTTGCCCGGGTGCTGCAAATTCCGGACAAGTGCGTGATCTCTGCCATTATGGGCAGCCGCGAGGTAAACACCATCGGCATTCACGCCAAGGACTTGGCAGATAAGATCCCCGGTGCCCTGCAGCTGGATACTTTCCCGGAGATCGCCAAGTATGTGACCGACCATGTGGAGCCGGGTGACTTGGTGCTGACCCTGGGCTGCGGCGATGTGTATAAGGTCAATCAAATGATGGTCAAGATCATGAAAGACAAAGAAACCAACGCAAAATCATAG
- a CDS encoding dipicolinate synthase subunit B translates to MKIGYCLTGSFCTFAKSLEALEVLVRAGHTITPIMSQTAYTTDTRFGDAVDIQNRLIAITGNSIIHTIAQAEPVGPKKMFDVLAIVPCTGNTLAKLAAGITDTAVTMAAKSHLRNDAPVVIGVSTNDALGGAAKNIGQLLNYKHFYFVPFGMDNCYMKPKSMVCDFARVPQAIELAAQGQQIAEKIF, encoded by the coding sequence ATGAAGATCGGGTATTGCCTGACCGGCTCCTTTTGCACCTTTGCTAAGTCCTTGGAGGCACTGGAGGTGCTGGTGCGGGCCGGTCATACCATAACGCCCATTATGAGCCAGACGGCTTACACCACGGACACCCGCTTTGGAGACGCGGTGGATATTCAAAATCGGCTGATTGCCATTACCGGCAACAGTATTATCCACACAATTGCCCAGGCGGAGCCGGTGGGACCAAAGAAAATGTTTGATGTGCTGGCCATTGTGCCCTGCACCGGCAACACGCTGGCAAAGCTGGCAGCGGGTATTACGGACACGGCGGTTACGATGGCTGCCAAGAGCCACCTGCGCAATGACGCCCCGGTGGTCATTGGCGTGTCCACCAATGACGCTTTGGGCGGCGCTGCCAAGAATATCGGCCAGCTGCTCAATTACAAGCACTTTTATTTTGTGCCCTTTGGCATGGATAACTGCTATATGAAGCCCAAGTCCATGGTGTGCGATTTTGCCCGAGTGCCCCAGGCCATTGAACTGGCAGCGCAGGGACAGCAAATCGCGGAAAAAATTTTCTGA